From the Kallotenue papyrolyticum genome, the window GACGTCGGCCAGGAGCGCACGTTGCCGCTGGTGATCCTGGGCGAGATGGTGATTATGCCGCGCATCCCGGTGCCGCTGCAGGTTGGCAAGGGCAAATCCTACCGCGCCATGGAGCATGCCATGCGCGGCGATCGCGAGGTGCTGCTCATCTTTGTCTCTGAAGAAGAGATCGAGGGTTTCAAGGGCAGCGAGCCACAGAAGTTGCCGCCGGTCGGCGTGATCGCTCGCCTGGAGGAGTTCCTCAAGCTGCCCGACGATACCGTGCGCATCATTCTGGAAGGGCTGGAGCGCGCCGAGGTGGGCGACTACGTCCAGAACGAGCCCTTCCACATGGTGCGCTGCACGCCACGGCCCGATCCGCGCCCGGAGGGTCCCGAGGTCGAGGCGCTGATGGCCGAGGTCAAGGCCCAGGTCGAGGAGATCATCAGCTACATGCCCGAAGTGTCGCAGGAGGCGGTCGCCTTTGTGCACCGCATCGACGATCCTGGGCATCTGGCGGATGTGGTGGCCTACGGCCCGGCCTTCGAGTTCGAGGATCGGCTCGAGTTGCTCAACCTGCTTGATCCGGTGGAGCGGCTGCGCAAGGTACAGCGCGAGCTGTCGCATCAGCTTGAGCTGCTGCGGCTGCGCGCCAAGATCCAGAGCGATACCAAGGAAGCGCTCGATCAGTCGCAGAAGGAATACTTCCTGCGCGAGCAGATGAAGGCGATCCGGCGCGAGCTGGGCGAGGACGATTTGGACGAAGACCCGATCGATGAGCTCAAGCGCAAGATCGCTGAGCTAAACGCGCCCGACTACGTCAAAGAGACCGCGACGCACGAGCTCAAGCGCCTGGTGCAGCAGGGCATGAACTCGCCCGAGGCCGGCGTGATCCGCACCTATATCGACTGGATCCTGTCGTTGCCCTGGGCCAAGGAAGAGCAGCAGCCGATCTCGCTCCAGGAGGCCAAGCGCGTGCTGGACGAGGATCACTACGGCCTGGACAAGGTCAAGGAGCGGCTGCTGGAGTATCTGGCCGTGCGCAAACTGGCCGGCACCAAGATGCGCTCGCCGATCCTGTGCCTGGTCGGCCCGCCGGGCGTGGGCAAGACCTCGCTGGGGCGTTCGATCGCCCGTGCGCTGGGTCGCGCCTTTGTGCGCGCCTCGCTGGGCGGTGTGCGCGACGAGGCTGAGATCCGCGGCCACCGCCGCACCTATATCGGCGCCATGCCCGGACGCATCATCCAGAGCATCAAGACCGCCAAGAGCAATCAGCCGGTCTTTATTCTGGACGAGATCGACAAGCTCGGCGCGGACTACCGCGGCGATCCGACCTCGGCGCTGCTGGAGGTGCTCGATCCGGAGCAGAACGCGACCTTCAGCGATCACTACCTGGAGATCCCGTTCGATCTCTCGCAGGTGATCTTTATCGCTACCGCCAATCAGCTCGATCCGATCCCGGGTCCGCTGCGCGACCGCATGGAGATCATCGAAATCGGCGGCTACACCGAGGACGAGAAGCTGGAGATCGCGCGCGGCTTCCTGGTGCCCAAGCAGCGCGAGTTTCATGGTCTGCAGCCCGAACATATGCAGATCACCGACGCGGCGCTGCTCAAGATCATCCGCGAGTACACGCGCGAAGCCGGTGTGCGCAACCTGGAGCGCGAGATCGCGGCGCTATGCCGCAAGGTAGCGCGGCGCGTGGCGGAAGCCGCTGAGGGCGAGACCATTGCCGTCACGATCGACGCCGCCGACCTGCCGGAGCTGCTGGGGCCGGAGAAGTTCAGCTACGGGCTGGCCGAACAACACGACGAGGTCGGCGTGGCGACGGGCGTCTCCTGGTCCACCACCGGCGGCGACACGATGTCCTTCGAGGTGCTGCCGCTGCGTGGCAAGGGTGAGCTCAAGCTCACCGGTCAGTTGGGCGAGGTGATGAAGGAGTCGGCGCAGGCGGCGCTCTCCTACGTGCGCTACCGCGCCGAGGAGCTGGGCATCTCGCCCACCTTCTTCGAGGAGCATGCTATCCATATCCACGTGCCCGAAGGCGCGGTGCCCAAGGATGGCCCCTCGGCGGGCATCACCCTGACCACGGCGTTGGTCTCGGCCATGACCGGCATTCCGGTGCGCCGCGATGTGGCCATGACCGGCGAGGTCACGCTGCGCGGCAAGATTCTGCCGATCGGCGGCCTCAAGGAGAAGACCATGGCGGCGCATCGCGCCGGGATCAAGACCTTTCTCCTGCCCAAGGAGAACCTCAAGGATCTGGTCGAAATCCCGGCCAAGGTGCGCGAGGAGATGCAGATCATCCCGGTCGAGCACATGGACGAGGTGCTGAAGATCGCACTGGCGCGGCCGATCAAGAGTGCCAGCAATCCGCCGCTGCAGCCCAAGAGCCAGAAGTCGGGCAAGCGCGCCACGCCCTCGGCTTAAGCCCGCGCAACACACGACACCGGCACGCGGATCGGTCTCCGCGTGCCGGTGTTGTTTTGGCTGTTCAATCCACATCCGGGCTGGGCTGCAGCAACAGGCTGTAGCTCCAGAAGCCTGGCTGTCGGCGGTGGAGCGCAAAGCCCGCCCGACGCGCCCAGCGCAGGGTGATCGCCGGCGGCACGTATTCGGGTGCCATAAGCTCCTCGCTCACCAGCAGGCAGCCGCCGGGCTTGAGTACGCGTCGCACTTCGCGCAGCGCCCCGACGCGGTCGGGAATCATCGGCAGTACGGCGATCATGAACGCGGCGTCCACGCTGCGGTCGCGCAGCGGGAGCGCCCGCGCGTCGGCCAGGTGCAGATGGAGCGCGTCGGGGGGCAGTCCGGCGGTACGGCGGCGCAGGCGCTCCAGCATGGGGCGCTGCCGGTCGATGCTGATCACGCGCCCGCCGGGCACGACCTGCTGCACCGCCGCGCCGCTGAACAGCCCGGTACCGCCGCCGATCTCCAACAGCGTCTGGCCGGGACGCGCCTGCAGCGGTGCTAGTGTGCGTGCCGGATCGCGGTAGCGCCGTCGCCAGCGGCTCTCAAGCAGGCCATGCACCGCCGGCGGGGTGATGTGTGGGCGGAAGAAGAGGTAGAGCCGAGCGGCGGCCTGGAGCAGCAGCAGGCCGGCCAGTCCCAGGCCCGCGCGTTTGAGCAGTTTGGTCATCGGCTTTCTCCGGCTATGCTCGTAGCAGGCTGTGGAGCAACAGCGCACGCGACCAGCGCTGCGCCGCGATGGCCTCCAGCGCCCGTGGATAGGCCAGCGTATGCGTCAGGAGCAGGTTGGCGACGAAGCGTCCACGGCGCGCTGCCTGCCAGCGGTGGGCATACGCGCTGAGCCGTCGCGCCGACACGTCGCCGTGGCGCAGTGCCTGCCCGGCCACCTCGGCGGCGATGGCTGCCGAACGCAGCGCGCTCCAGACGCCGTCACCGAACAGTGGACTGACGTAGCCCGTGGCATCGCCGACCAGCAGCAGGCCCGGCAGCACGATCGGCGCGACCCGGTAGGCCAGCCGGGCGCGCGTAAACGGCGCCCGGATCGGGACCACCCCCGCGAACCGCGAGCGCAGCAGGGGATCGCTGCCGATCAGTCGCCAGAAGAAGGCTTGCGGCGTCTCGCCCGAGCGGCGGCAGGCCAGCGGCGCGCCCAGGCCACAGCCGATCACGCCCGGCGCCAGCGTTGTGATCTGCAGCACACAGAGCGGCGTGCCGAACAGGTGCATCTCCCAGCGGTCGGCGCTCACGTCGGGGAGCTGCGCGACGAAGAGCACGACCGCCAGAAAGGTGGGACCGGCGAGCGGACGGCGCAGGCCAAACTGGGTCAGGCTGCGGGCGTTACGTCCGCCGGCATCGATCACCAGGCGCGCACTGATGTGGTGTGGCCTACCCTCAGGGTCGCTGACCAGCGCGCCCACGACGTCGCCACGGGCGTCGCGCACGAGCTGACGCGCCTGCCAGCCCTGCCGTCCATCCACGCCGCCGCGGCGCGCGGCTGTGAAGCAGGCGGCATCGAACGCTTCGCGCGCGACGATCTCGATACAGCGCTGACCGCCGAAGCGATCCTGGGTTACGTATCCGCTCGGCCAACGCATCAACAACCGCCGGATCGTGTTCTGACGCCAGCAGTTCGGCTCCAGCCCAGCATCCAGCGCGGCGATCTCGCGTTGGGTGCGCGGCGGAAAGCCTTCGCCGGAGCGCCAGGGATCGCAGCCGGCAGCGCCGAAGACGCGCCGCTCCAGCAGCAGCACCTGCCAGCCCTGGCGTGCCAGGCGCAGTGCCACCGCCGAACCGGCCGGCCCGGCGCCGATGACCAGCACATCGCAGCTCGTCTGGGCGATCACCCGCCTGTCTGAAGCCGTGCTCATAGCGCCTCACTGCTCACTGCCGGCTGCAGCCCTCCGGGCGCAGTCACATACATGATAGAACTGAAGCGCAATACAGCACGATGACCTGGCCGGTCGCAGCGTTCCCTCTGTGCGCGTGACCGGTTTTCGAGAAGCAGCGTGCCGCTTGTCAGACTCGACAACAGGCATATACTATCGCGAAGCTGTTCGAGAGGCGTTGACAATAGGACAACACGATGGACTCAACCTCTGCCTCACCTCAGCACCCAACCGGAGCGGCGTCCGGTGCGTTGATCTACACTCCGGCTGGGCGGACACGGATGCGCTACACCTACATTAACCGTCAGGCCGGCGCGGTCGAGCTCTGGCTGGCTTTGCCGCCTGAATTGCCCACTCAGCGCAATGTGCGTATCCTGGCGCTCACACCTGAGCCGCTCGCGGTGCAGCCTGATGGCCTTGGACTCAATTGCCTGGCCTTTTTTCGGCTGGCTGCGGGCCAGCGGCTCGATCTGGAGCTGCAGGCCGATCTGTACCACTGCCGCTATGATCCGACGGCGCCCGGTCAGACGATCGCGCTTGACCCGGCAGATCGGGCGCGTTTCCTGCGCTCCTCGGCGCTGGTGCATGTGAGCGAGGAGGTGCGCGCCGAGGCGCGGCGCATCGTTGGCGATGCCGCCACTCCTCTGGAGCAGGCGCGTCGTCTGTATGTGCACCTGATCAAGCACTATCGCTACGCGTGGCCTCCGGCAGCGCGTGGGAGCGAGGCGATGCGGCGCCTGCGTCGTGGTGATTGCGGTGAGTATTCGTTCCTCTACGCGGCTTGGTGTCGTGCGCTGGATCTTCCTTGCCGCGTGTTGATCGGCAGCTTCGCCCATGGAACGTTGCAGGCCCATGTCTGGAACGAAGTATTTATCGCTGGGCTCGGCTGGCTGCCGGCCGACAGCAGCATCCACCAGACGCCACTGCGGCTCCCCGGCCTGGCGGATCTGGACTGGCTGCTGCAGCGCGTGGAGCACCAGCTTGGTCGCCTGGCGGATGAACGCCTGGTCTTTTCGATCGATCCCGAAGTGCTGCTGGTGCCGCCCTATCGCGATCAGCCGGCGCCTGAGCGGGCCGAGCGCATGCGCATCGCCGGGCGCGACCTGGCCTGGGGCTATGAGAGTCTTGACGGGGCGGCGCCCTACCTCCAACCGATCTACCCGCGCTTCAACAGCGCTGCCGAGCAGCCGCGGGCTGGTTGGCCGGCGTTCCTGGCTGCATGGTGGCCGCCACTGCTGCGGCGGCAGATCGAGCCGCTGCTTGGCACCTGGTCGTTCCACGATCCGCTCACCTACCGGCTGATGACCTGGCTGATGGTGGGCGGCTTCCTGGTGGGCTTGCTGGGCACCGTACTGAACATCCTGGCGATCGAGGGCTTCGATCTGCCCAAGCTGCTGGGCTACCTGCTCGGCGATATCCTTCTGATCCGGCGTACCGGTGTCAACTGGTGGAAGCTGGCGTTGATCGCTCTGTTCCTGTTCGAGTTGATCGTGCGCGTGCTGGCGTTGATCTTCGGCTGACCGCGTCACCCTGCTGTTGGCCGTTCCGCTGCTCTGCCAGACGTGGAGCTGAAGCTCCGCGCTACTCGCTCGCGACGAGCCGGTTGCGAAAGGCGAAGACGATCGCCTGGTAGCGATTGGTCAGGCCGAGTTTGCCGTAGATGTTGCGCAGATGATGCTTCACCGTCTCATAACTGATCGTCAGGGCAGCGCCGATGGCCTGATTGTCGTAGCCGGCGCCGACCAGCCGCAGCACCTCCAGTTCGCGTTCGGTGAGCGTCAGGAGACGGTCGCGCTCGGTGGCGCGTTGCCGTTGATGCCGCACGTACACGCCGGCAACCTTGGGGCTGAGGTACATGTCGCCATCGGCGACGGTACGAATGGCTGCGATCAATGTAGCGCGCGGCTCGTCCTTGAGGATATACCCCCGTGCGCCGGCGTGCAGCAGGCCGGTCACATATTCGCTCTCATCGTAGGAGGAGAGCACCAGCACCTTCAGCTCAGGAGCGCTGACACTCAGCGCGCGCACGGCAGCGATCGGCTCCAGGCCGGGCATGCGCGCATCCAGCAACAGCAGGTCCGTCTCGTGGCAGTGGCGCGCAACGGTGGGGTCGATCTCGGCGCCGTGCCCGATCTCGGCCACCACGCGCAGGTTCCCCTCGGCTTCGAGCATGGCGCGCACGCCCGCGCGCACGACCGGATGATCATCGGCAATGATCAGGCTGATCACGGTTGCCTCCACAACATGCTCAACCACTGCGCTGTGCCACCAGTATAGCCGCGCTGCCGACGACTTGCATCTTCGCTGCCTTCATGGTACACTAGTGCGCGCTATGACCTCGTAGCTCAGTGGATCAGAGCGCTTCCCTGCGGAGGAAGAGGTCGCGCGTTCGAGTCGCGCCGAGGTCGCCACCGACCATGAGCAACGCCTGCTGTGTGTTGCTGGTGGTTCATCGACGAGCAGACGCTGGAGGGATGGCTGAGTGGTTGAAAGCGCCGCCCTCGAAATGCGGTAGGGTGTAACAGCCCTCGCGGGTTCGAATCCCGCTCCCTCCTCCATAGGCATCGGGCAGCCTTAGGGCTGCCCGATCGTCGTTGTGCGGCCTGGCCAGCTGACGCGTCCGGTGATGGAGTCCTCGGTGCGCCGGTCGTGCGGGTTGGTGAAGATCTGCTCGGCTGGTCCGGTCTCGATCAGCACGTCCATCAAAAAGAAGGCGGCATCGTCGGCCAGGCGCGCGGTCTGCTGCACATGGTGCGGCGCGATCGCGCTCGTGGAGCACTCCTTGCCAGCAGGCTCAGGACGATTGCTATCCCTTGTCGTAGCCTCATCGAGATGGTTGTGCTCCTCGTCCCCTGGGCATCACAATCTTCTCCTAACCGGTTGTTCGCCTGCGCTTCATCTTAGCAAACGCGCTGCCGGATGTAGGAGATGTGCGCCAACTCTTAACAAGGGTTTAATATCACCTTCATCTGGGTGTGGCACGATCCGGCTACGGGCACGGGGGCATGCGGAACGGACAGCCGATCAGGTTGTCCGTTCCGCGTCTTCAGGAGGAGGGCATGGTTATTTTAGAGCCCAACGGCCGCGTGCGGCGCTTGCGGCGGGGCTGGTGCCGGCGCTTGTGGCGCTGGTGGCGACGCGCACTGCAGCGCTAGCGCCGATCACGCCTGGTCGTGCTCAGGCGGCTGGCTGCGATCGCTGCATCCGATCCCGCGCTTAACATACGCTTAACTTTTCCATAAACGGCGCATAACCGGCGCTCGTTACAGTTGTCACAGCCCCGAGCGGGCTTGTTCATGCAAGGGACCAATTAGGAGGAAATCCGCATGTTCTCAACCGTGCGCTCGCTCATGGTTGCGCTCGTGATGCTGCTGGTGCTGTCCGCCTGTGGCGGCTCGGGTGGCACGTCGTCGGCTTCGCCCACTGCTTCGCCTGCGACGGAAGCGTCGCCGTCACCCATGGCTCAGGCTTCACCAGCTTCAGAAGCGTCGCCGTCACCCATGGCTCAGGCTTCACCAGCTCCAGAAGCGTCGCCCTCCCCTGTAGCAACAGTGGCGGCTGAGACTGTCGAACTGCCGCCGGTCGATCCGGCTGAGGTGCAGGGAAATATCATCACCGCTGGCAGCTCTACGGTCTTTCCACTGACGCAGGCGATCGCTGAGCGCTTCCAATCTGAAGGCTATACCGGCAACATCACCATCGACAGCATCGGCACGGGCGCCGGCTTCGAGCGTTTCTGCAAGGCTGCCGAGACCGACATCGCCAACGCCAGCCGCGCAATCAAGGAGGAGGAAGCGCAGGCCTGCCGTGACAAGGGCCGCGAGCCGCTGGAATTCCGCGTCGGTACCGACGCGCTGGCAGTGGTGGTCAGCTCGGAGAACGACTTCCTGGAGGAGCTGAGCCTGGAGCAACTGGCGCAGATCTTCTCCGGCCAGGTGAAGAACTGGAACGAGCTCAATCCGAGCTATCCGGCGCAGCCGATTCAACTCTACAGCCCCGGCACCGACAGTGGCACCTTCGACTACTTCGTCGAAGCGGTGCTGGAGAAGGACAAGGAGAAGCTGCTGAGCGTCCAGGGTGTGCAGTTCAGCGAGGACGACAACGTGCTGGTGCAGGGCATTGAGGGCAGCCCATACGCCATCGGCTACTTCGGCTACGCCTACTACCAGGAGAACCAGGGCCGACTCAAGCCGCTGCGCATCGACGGCGTCGCGCCGACCGAGGAGACCGCCGAGAGCGGCGAGTATCCGCTGAGCCGCCCGCTGTTCATCTACTCGGCCAAGACGATCATGGATCAGAAGCCGCAGGTCGCCGCCTTTATCAACTACTACCTGAGCACGGTCGAAGACGTTATACTGGATGTGGGCTACTTCCCGGCCAGCGCTGAGGCGCTCAATCAGGCCAAGCAACGCTGGCTGGAAGCGACCGGACAGTAGGCACAGGTACAATCAGGGCGCGCGGTGCGGGTCGCCGCGCGCCGTCCCGCGAGGAGGTGGAGCGACCACCATGGCAGAACATCTCAGTACTTCGGCGCGTGCCGCCGGAGCTCAGCCTGTGCCGATCGCCGAACGGCTGCGACGCCGACGGCGCATCGGCGAAAGCATGATCCAAGCGCTGCTGTGGTTGTGCGGCGCGGTTTCGATTCTGACAACGCTTGGTATTGTGATCGTACTGGGACGCGAGTCCTGGCTCTTTTTCGGCGATGAGGCCGTCAGTCTGATCGAATTCTTCGGCTCGACGACCTGGCAGCCGGCGATCGGCCATTTCGGCATTTGGCCGCTGTTGCTGTCCACGCTGATCACCTCGACCATCGCCATCAGCGTAGCGGTGCCGATCGGGCTGGCTGCGGCGATCTACCTGAGCGAATACGCCTCGCCGCGCGTGCGCGCCTGGATCAAGCCGATTTTGGAAATCCTGGCCGGCATTCCGACGGTAGTCTACGGCTTCTTTGCGCTCTACTTCATGACGCCGCTGCTGCGTGCCATCTTCGGACCGGACACGGTGCAGATCTTCAACATGGCCTCGGCGGGCCTGGTGATGGGCATCATGATCACGCCGATCATCTGCTCGATGAGCGAGGACGCGCTCAGCGCCGTGCCACGCGCGCTGCGCGAGGGCGCCTATGGCTTGGGTGCGACGCGCTTCGAAGTTGCGACGCGCGTCGTACTGCCTGCCGCGCTGTCGGGTATTCTGGCGGCGGTGATCGTGGGCGTGTCGCGCGCCATCGGTGAGACGATGATCGTGGCCATTGCCGCGGGCGCCGGCCCCAATTTCACCTTCAATCCCTTCCAAGCCGCCGAAACCATGACCGGCCATATCGCGCGCATCAGCGGCGGCGATATCAGCTACGCTTCGATCGACTACAACAGCCTCTTTGCCATCGGTCTGACCCTGTTTGTGATGACGCTCAGCCTGAACCTGTTGAGTCAGCGCATCGTGCGTCGCTTCCGGGAGGTGTACGAGTGAGTGCGTCGGAGTTGAACACGCGCCGGGAGCTGAACCGTCTGCCGACCGGTGCCGACCTGCGCGCCGACATCCGCCGTCGGCGGCGGCGTGGCCTGTTCTACCGCTGGCTGCTGCTGTCATCGATCGTGCTCGCGCTGCTCTCGCTGACGACGCTGCTGCTCAACATCGCCAACGATGCCTTCGGGCTGGTCGCGCTGGAATACCGACGTGATCCCGATACCTTGGGGCCCGCGCCGCTGGCCGAGTTGGAGCAGGATCAGCTCATTGCCATTCTGAGCGAGAACTTGTCGCGCAACCGGCTGCGCGTGCTGGAGCGCGAGGCACCGCTGGCGCAGCGCTCGGTGGAGGAGCTGCGCACGTTGGTGCTGGAGGAGGTGGCCCGCCAGCGCGTGGTGGAAAGCGCCACGCTCTTCGACTCGCTCTTCCAGCGCGCGGCGACCGAGGCGGCGCTGCGCGAGCACCATCCCAATGCGCGTATCGTTTTCCGCTCCTGGCTCAACTGGTCGTTTTTGGCCACGCCCATGGCCAGTCAGCCGGAGTTTGCCGGCATCCGCACCGCGCTGCTGGGTTCGTTGTGGGTCATCGGCCTGACGATCCTGTTTGCCTTTCCGCTGGGTGTGGGCGCAGCGATCTACCTGGAAGAGTATGCGACGCCCAATCGCTTCAATCGGTTGATCCAGACCAACATCAACAACCTGGCGGGCGTGCCCTCGATTATCTATGGTATGTTGGGGCTGGCGATCTTTGTGCGTGCGCTGAGCCGCTTGACGAGCGGGCAGGCCTTCGGCATCGCCAACGACAACGGCCGTACCATTCTGGCGGCGGCGCTGACCATGGCCTTGCTGATTCTGCCGTTGATCATCATCAACGCGCAGGAGGCGATCCGCGCCGTGCCACGCTCGCTACGGCAGGCCAGCTATGCCCTGGGCGCGACCAAGTGGCAGACGATCTGGCACCATGTTTTGCCAGTGGCCTTTCCCGGCATTCTCACCGGCAATATCCTGGCGGTGTCCCGCGCCATCGGCGAGACCGCGCCGCTGATCGTGGTGGGCGCGTCCACCTACATCACGTTCGATCCCCAAGGCCCCTTCTCGAAATTCACGGTGCTGCCAATCCAGATCTACAACTGGATCGCGCAGCCGCAGGAAGAGTTTCGGCGTATCGCCGCCGCAGCGATCATTGTGCTGTTGGTGATGCTGCTGTCGCTCAACTCGGTGGCGATTGTGTTGCGCAATCGGCTGCGCAAGAGCCTCTAAGGAGCAGTTCGGTTATGACCATGACCGCAAGGGAAGTGGCGTCACGCTACGGCTCGCAGGAGACCGTGCTCGAAGCGCGCCAACTTTCGATCTACTATGGCGCCTTTCGCGCTGTCAAGGATGTGAACCTGACCATCGAGCCGCGCCAGATCACGGCGTTAATCGGGCCGTCGGGCTGTGGCAAGAGCACCGTGCTGCGTGCCTTCAACCGCATGAACGATCTGATCCCGGGCGCGCGCGTGGAGGGCGAGGTCGTGTTCCGCGGGCGCAACCTCTATGCGCCGGATGTAGACGTCGTCGAGGTGCGGCGCTTCATCGGCATGGTCTTTCAGAAGCCCAACCCGTTTCCCAAGTCGATCTACGACAACATCGCCTTCGGCCCGCGACTCAACGGCTGGCGTGGCTCGCAAGCGGAGCTGGACGATTGGGTCGAGCACTGTCTGCGCCGTGCCGCGCTGTGGGACGAGGTCAAGGACAAGCTGCGCCAGTCGGCGCTGTCGCTGTCGGGCGGGCAGCAGCAGCGCCTGTGCATCGCGCGCGCGTTGTCGATCGAGCCCGAGGTGGTGTTGATGGACGAGCCCTGCTCGGCGCTGGACCCGATCTCGACGCTGCGCATCGAGGAGCTGATGTTCGAGCTGCGTCGCTACTACACGATCGTGATCGTGACGCACAATATGCAGCAGGCGGCGCGCGCCTCGGATCGCACCGCTTTTTTCATGATCGACGACGATCGCGCCGGCACGCTGGTGGAGTACGGCGATACCAATCAGATCTTTACCGCGCCACGCGATAAGCGCACCGAAGACTACATCACCGGGCGCTTCGGCTAGGATGGCGTGTCTGGCCGGGAGGTATGGCTTGCGCTGCGGTGCGACTCATGGCACACTACCACCATCCGGCTCTGGCCGGCGCTAGGCTGTGTGTGGAGCAGAGCATGACGCAGACACCACAGGTCGGCTTCACCAGCGCGGCGCGCCGCGAGGTGGCCCCTTCCGACCAGATCCATCCGACCGAGCTATTGCCGGTCAAGATCGATGTGCGCAACCTGAACTTCTTCTACGGCAGCAAGCAGGCGTTGTTCAACTGTTCGCTGCCGTTCCGCGAGCGCGCGATCACGGCGTTGATCGGGCCGTCGGGCTGCGGCAAGAGCACCTTTCTGCGCTGCCTCAACCGCATGAACGATACCATTCCGGGGGCGCGCGCCGAGGGCCAGATCCTGCTCGATGGTGTGAACATCCTTGATCCGCAGGTGGACGTGGTCGCGCTGCGCCGACTGGTGGGCATGGTCTTTCAGAAGCCCAACCCGTTTCCCAAGTCGATCTACGACAACATCGCCTTCGGCCCACGGGTGCTGGGTATGAAGGTCAACATGGATGAGTTGGTGGAGCGCTGTCTGCGTCAGGCGGCGCTGTGGGACGAGGTCAAGGACAAGCTGCGCCAGTCGGCGCTGTCGCTGTCGGGCGGGCAGCAGCAGCGCCTGTGCATCGCGCGCGCGCTGGCGGTCGAGCCTGAAGTGATCCTGCTGGACGAGCCCTGTTCGGCGCTGGACCCGATCGCGACGCTCAAGATCGAAGAGCTGCTGATCGAACTGAAGCGCGACTACACGATCGTGATCGTGACGCACAACATGCAGCAGGCGGCGCGTGTCTCGGATCGCACCGTGTTCTTTCTGATGGGCGAGATCATCGAAGACTCGCCGACCGATGAGATGTTCAACCGCCCGCGCGATAAGCGCACCGAAGACTACATCACCGGGCGCTTCGGCTAGGCGGCGCCGCGGTGTCCGCGCGCCAGGGAGGAACGACATGGCGCTCCGTCCCCATTACCTCTACGCGCTCAACGAGCTGCAGCGCGCGCTGCTGCAACTGAGCGAGGCGGTGCAGCAGATGATCGATCTAGCGCTGCGCGGCCTGCTGCGTGCCGAGCGTGTCGCAGCGGAGCGTGTGCTGCGCATGGACGATGAGATCGACGAACGACGGCGCGACATCGAGACGCGCGTGTTGCGCCTGATCGCCGGCCAGCAGCCGATGGCCTCCGATCTGCGCTTCCTGCTGGCAGCGCTGCACATTGCCGATGAGCTGGAGCGCATCGGTGACTACGCCGAGGGCATTGCGCGCTTGGCGCTGCGCAGCGCCGCGCTGGCAGAACACGAACCGCTGCGCCTGCGCGAGTTGATCGCGCTGGTGCAGGCCATGCTGCGCGCCGCGGTGACGGCCTTTGTCGAGCGCGATGCCGAGGCCGCAGCCCGCCTTGATCGCGATGACGATCAGGTCGATCGCCTCACCCAGGCGCTGCGCGCCGAGCTGATCGCGCGCATCCAGGCCGCGCCGAGTGCAGCGCCGGCACTGGTGCAGCTGCTGTTTGTGACGCACAATCTGGAGCGCATCGCCGATCGCGCCGTCAATATCGCCGAGCGCACTGCCTTCATCGCTTCCGCCGAAGCGCTGCGCGCGCGCCGCCACTGATGCGGTGGCGGCTGCGTCGAAGCGCGCCGTACCTCTTCTTGTGCCCACAACATAGGACCATCGCGCTAGCGACACAGGCGCTGGCGTGTGCTAGGCTACGGGCAGCGCGGCGCTGCACGCGTCGTGAACGGCTGGGAGTCAGGATCGACGATGCTGCGGAGCTTGAATCTGGAACTCTGGCGGCGCATCGTGCTGGTGGGGCTGGTGCTCGCGCTGAGCATCTGGCTGCTGCGTCTGACGGATCCCATCGGTCCACCCGGCAAGGATCTGTACCAGGTCTGGCTGGGCGCACGCACGCTGCTGCATGGCGGCGATCCCTACGGTCCTGAGGTGCGGGCCGAGATGCACCGCGCCTATGGCTGGTGGGGGCAGCACGGGTT encodes:
- the phoU gene encoding phosphate signaling complex protein PhoU, which encodes MALRPHYLYALNELQRALLQLSEAVQQMIDLALRGLLRAERVAAERVLRMDDEIDERRRDIETRVLRLIAGQQPMASDLRFLLAALHIADELERIGDYAEGIARLALRSAALAEHEPLRLRELIALVQAMLRAAVTAFVERDAEAAARLDRDDDQVDRLTQALRAELIARIQAAPSAAPALVQLLFVTHNLERIADRAVNIAERTAFIASAEALRARRH